The genomic DNA CCGAATAGAAGCCGCGTCCGGTATCACCCGCCGAGGTAAAAAAGACCACCATCAGCTGGTTAAGCGAACCAAAAATCGGGTTGATCAGATATTCCATTACCATCACCAGCGTAATACCGGTGATCAGCGGAACGACCAACATGGTTTTAAGGGTAGTAAGCTGCTGTCGGACGTGAATTGCATCATTCAGCCAGCGCACCAGATAGCCGACAAAAAAGCCGATGCCAATTGCGCCGAAAAAGCCGGAGGGCATAAAGCCTTCAATATCAAAGAAGCGTTTGTAGACCTCATCTGACATGATGCCGCCGATCAGTCCGGGGATCAGCGCCGGTTTACCGGCAATGGAAAAGGCCAGGTACATCGCAAAGACCGGATACATGAACTTGATGGTCATAAAGCCCATTTTATCCAGCACGCTGAACGGCGAATGCTCAATGTTTATAAACTGCCCGGTAATTTTGGCCGTCGCCATCATCAGGCCGCCCATTACCACGACCGGTAACATATAGCTGATGGCCGCCATGATATGGCCGATAAAAATCTGGTAAGCCGAACGCTGAATGGCGTCTTCGTCCGCCACAGTGGTGACGTTTTTCTGCATGGCCAGCGCCTGACGCAGGTAGCGGTCGGTATTTTTAATCAGCTCTTGCGTGCGGATCTGAAGGTGAGGAACGTGTTCAAAACGTTCTGCATCCTGAATGGGAATGTCGGTTGCAAGAATAATGGCCGTGGCGGAGGCAATATCCTGTTTCGTTAATCTGTTTTTTACGCCGTCGCTGCCCTGCGTTTCGACCTTGACCTCAATATTATGCTCTTTTGCCCATGCAATAATTTTACTTGCCGCCATAAACGTGTGCGCGATCCCTGTAGGACAAGCCGTTACAGCGATAATTTTTTGATTCATCATTGTAATAATTCCCTGGGTGTGAAAATAGCGAAAGTATAAAGAGAACTTAAAACAGTGTTTAAGGTTTGCTAATACTAATTACGTATCGTCATACGCTATGTTGCAATATGTGAAGCGCCTTCCAGAGACTATTTCGCTATTCTGCTAATATCATGTTGGGTTTTAACAGGACGTAATAAATGAATTCATTTCAGGGAAGTGAACGGTTGATATTTGAATACATTCAGCACC from Enterobacter ludwigii includes the following:
- a CDS encoding PTS fructose transporter subunit IIC, producing the protein MMNQKIIAVTACPTGIAHTFMAASKIIAWAKEHNIEVKVETQGSDGVKNRLTKQDIASATAIILATDIPIQDAERFEHVPHLQIRTQELIKNTDRYLRQALAMQKNVTTVADEDAIQRSAYQIFIGHIMAAISYMLPVVVMGGLMMATAKITGQFINIEHSPFSVLDKMGFMTIKFMYPVFAMYLAFSIAGKPALIPGLIGGIMSDEVYKRFFDIEGFMPSGFFGAIGIGFFVGYLVRWLNDAIHVRQQLTTLKTMLVVPLITGITLVMVMEYLINPIFGSLNQLMVVFFTSAGDTGRGFYSAMIAAGTAFDLGGPVNKAAGSVALGLNGMSETFDLTARELSIVIPSIGVGLAAFLNGRFGLPDVFSREEKTVGSTSLLLGFIGISEGAIPFILKNPRLIPVFMTGAVAGALVAIALGVKQTLPLPAIWGWPLATNVVGYLASVFIGALICALGVLYLSPKNAR